The Macrococcoides canis genome has a window encoding:
- the lepB gene encoding signal peptidase I yields MLKEIKEWVISILVALVVFYVVHTFLFATYAVNGDSMFPTFKDKERVIINKIATKTDSIDRGDIIVFHTDTKNDYIKRLIGKPGDTVEYKNDKLYINGQYVQEDYLKENRMNKTNEKLTDDFTVDMLVNADGSKKIPKGKYLVLGDNREVSLDSRRELGLIDKSDVVGKVSLRIWPFDAFASDFYEDNFDKVNQ; encoded by the coding sequence ATGTTAAAAGAGATTAAAGAGTGGGTTATTTCAATACTTGTTGCACTTGTCGTTTTCTATGTTGTACATACATTCTTATTTGCTACGTATGCAGTGAACGGTGACTCTATGTTCCCGACGTTTAAAGATAAAGAGCGTGTAATCATCAATAAGATTGCAACGAAGACAGATAGTATTGACCGCGGAGATATTATTGTCTTTCATACCGATACTAAAAACGATTATATTAAGCGTCTTATCGGTAAGCCTGGTGATACTGTTGAATATAAGAATGATAAGCTATACATCAATGGACAGTATGTTCAGGAAGATTATCTGAAAGAAAATCGAATGAACAAAACGAATGAAAAGCTGACGGATGATTTTACAGTTGATATGTTAGTTAATGCGGACGGTAGTAAGAAGATTCCTAAAGGAAAATACCTGGTGCTCGGTGACAATCGTGAAGTCAGTCTCGATAGCAGAAGAGAGCTAGGGCTTATTGATAAAAGTGATGTCGTAGGTAAAGTATCATTACGTATCTGGCCATTTGATGCATTTGCAAGTGATTTCTACGAAGATAACTTCGATAAAGTGAATCAATAA
- a CDS encoding alkaline phosphatase has translation MTRFRYITAGTLAVSTILSAIAPTSAFAGGKPLPQNNGVKSEVVQCGNKQTPKNVIFMIGDGMGPSYNSAYRYMEDNKETHELDPVSFDQYLLGAQRTIADDDHENITDSASAATAMSAGTKTYNNAIAVDKQKKEVKTVLEQAKEVGKATGLVATSEITHATPAAFGAHDISRKNMPQIADDYYDEMINGQHKVDILLGGGKEYFERKDRNLVKAFQKDGYRYVTDKASLTKAEQSKNQQILGLFSKGGMPKMIDRDTNMPSLKDMTTTALTKLSSDKDGFFLMVEGSQIDWAGHANDITGAMSEMKDFDLAFQTAIDFAKKDCNTLVIATADHSTGGMSMGQGGEYNFLVDPIKQMKHTPEYLRAELLKKDANIEQIITDNIGFKLEAAELKAIKDAVAAKDDEKIEDAIEATVNKRSFTGWTTDGHTGEDVNVYGYGPGSNAWRGNMDNTDNAKRIFEYFKK, from the coding sequence ATGACAAGATTTCGTTATATTACTGCTGGTACTTTAGCAGTATCTACAATTTTATCGGCAATAGCACCGACTAGTGCATTCGCAGGAGGAAAACCTTTACCACAAAATAATGGTGTAAAATCAGAAGTCGTTCAATGTGGAAATAAACAGACACCGAAAAACGTTATTTTTATGATTGGCGACGGTATGGGACCATCATATAATTCAGCATATCGATATATGGAAGATAACAAGGAGACACATGAATTGGATCCTGTTTCTTTTGATCAGTATTTATTAGGTGCCCAACGTACAATTGCTGATGATGATCATGAAAATATCACAGATTCAGCATCTGCAGCGACAGCAATGAGTGCAGGTACTAAAACTTATAATAATGCAATTGCTGTAGATAAACAGAAAAAAGAAGTTAAGACTGTACTGGAACAGGCAAAAGAAGTGGGTAAAGCTACTGGTCTAGTTGCGACTAGTGAAATTACGCATGCGACTCCTGCAGCATTTGGAGCGCACGATATTTCTAGAAAGAATATGCCGCAAATTGCTGACGATTATTATGATGAAATGATAAATGGACAGCATAAAGTAGATATACTACTTGGCGGTGGTAAAGAGTACTTTGAACGTAAAGATAGAAATTTAGTCAAAGCATTCCAGAAAGATGGATATCGTTATGTAACAGATAAAGCTTCTTTGACAAAAGCAGAACAATCAAAGAATCAACAAATTTTAGGATTATTTTCTAAAGGTGGCATGCCGAAGATGATCGATAGAGATACAAACATGCCGTCACTTAAAGATATGACAACAACGGCACTGACAAAATTAAGCAGTGATAAAGATGGATTCTTCCTGATGGTTGAAGGCTCACAGATTGACTGGGCAGGACATGCAAATGATATTACAGGTGCGATGAGTGAGATGAAAGACTTCGATCTAGCTTTCCAGACAGCGATTGATTTTGCAAAGAAAGACTGTAATACGCTAGTTATTGCAACTGCTGACCATTCAACAGGTGGAATGTCGATGGGGCAAGGTGGAGAATATAACTTCCTGGTTGATCCTATCAAACAGATGAAGCATACACCTGAATATTTAAGAGCAGAGCTACTGAAGAAAGATGCGAATATAGAGCAAATAATTACAGATAATATTGGATTTAAATTAGAAGCTGCTGAACTTAAAGCAATTAAAGATGCTGTTGCAGCAAAAGATGATGAAAAGATTGAAGATGCAATTGAAGCAACAGTTAACAAACGTAGTTTCACAGGATGGACAACGGATGGTCATACAGGAGAAGATGTGAATGTCTATGGATATGGTCCAGGTTCAAATGCGTGGAGAGGGAACATGGATAATACAGATAACGCAAAACGAATTTTTGAATATTTTAAGAAATAA
- a CDS encoding transglycosylase family protein, translating to MKKAIMTSTLALALGVTGVSASQADASMETTEANQINKAELANLALNNPSALNENPVHEGAYHYEFTKDGYHFIFDSNGAYWTWEYNYTGAADSEAFSSVVNNNFKQEAPAVQAQAPVAKAPVAQAPAQTYVAPKVQSYQAPQTYQAPAQNYQASTGSNVQVNDHLKLIAQRESGGNIRAINPTSGAAGKYQFLQSTWDSVAPAEWRGVSPAAAPEAVQDAAAVKLYNTAGPSQWVTA from the coding sequence ATGAAAAAAGCAATTATGACTTCAACATTAGCATTAGCATTAGGAGTAACTGGTGTATCAGCTTCTCAAGCAGATGCATCAATGGAAACAACAGAAGCAAACCAGATCAACAAAGCTGAATTAGCAAACTTAGCTTTAAATAACCCATCAGCGTTAAACGAAAACCCTGTACATGAAGGTGCTTACCACTATGAATTCACTAAAGATGGCTATCATTTCATCTTTGATTCAAATGGCGCATACTGGACTTGGGAATATAACTACACTGGCGCAGCAGATTCAGAAGCATTCAGCTCAGTAGTTAACAACAACTTCAAACAGGAAGCACCTGCTGTTCAAGCACAAGCTCCTGTAGCAAAAGCACCTGTTGCTCAAGCACCAGCTCAAACTTATGTAGCACCAAAAGTTCAAAGCTATCAAGCACCACAAACTTATCAAGCACCAGCACAAAATTATCAAGCTTCAACTGGTTCAAACGTACAAGTTAACGATCACTTAAAATTAATCGCTCAACGTGAATCTGGTGGAAACATCCGTGCTATCAACCCTACTTCTGGGGCAGCTGGTAAATATCAATTCTTACAATCTACTTGGGATTCAGTAGCTCCTGCTGAGTGGAGAGGCGTATCTCCAGCAGCAGCACCTGAAGCAGTACAAGATGCAGCAGCTGTTAAATTATACAACACTGCTGGTCCATCTCAATGGGTTACAGCATAA
- a CDS encoding AAA family ATPase, whose amino-acid sequence MNNGIFDNNFDAIFNRMFNDMNEGHVSRKFYINGQEVPADSLQRIVQPTKDIQQTNDSFLSKIGRNLTEEARNNQLDPVIGRESEVRQAAEVLSRRIKNNPILVGEAGVGKTAVAEGLAQAIVKGDVPASIKDKEIISIDVSSLEAGTQYRGAFEENVQKLLDEVKAQGNVVLFIDEIHQIIGSGATGGDSGSKGLSDILKPALSRGEISIIGATTQDEYRNNILKDPALARRFNEVVVNEPSKADTIEILKGIKANYEKHHHVVIDDAVIEAIVDLSIQYMPGRMLPDKAIDLMDITAAHISSRNTVVDKVEIEKEIEAIEAEKLQAVDQEDFNRAHELQMKIKALQDRLSTGVESNQVSKDDVSATVERMTGVPVSQMDENEIERLKHMQSRLEGKVIGQDEAVKAVAKAIRRNRAGFDDGNRPIGSFLFVGPTGVGKTELAKQLSLELFGTTESMIRLDMSEYMDQTAVSKMIGTTAGYVGYDDNSNTLTERVRRNPYSVILLDEIEKANPQILTLLLQLLDDGALTDGQGNTVNFKNTIIIATSNASFGEDRERTNIYEELKGYFRPEFLNRFNAIVEFEHLSKEDLKEIVELMLRDVQETVARKSIEIEVTERAKDWLVDNGYDKKLGARPLRRLIESEVRDSITDYYLDHIDVKQLTIDVNEQEDGLIVKE is encoded by the coding sequence ATGAATAATGGTATTTTTGATAATAATTTTGATGCAATTTTTAATAGAATGTTTAATGATATGAACGAAGGACATGTATCACGCAAGTTTTATATTAATGGCCAGGAAGTTCCGGCTGATTCGTTACAACGAATAGTGCAGCCTACTAAAGATATACAACAAACGAACGATAGTTTCTTAAGTAAGATAGGAAGAAATTTAACTGAGGAAGCAAGAAACAATCAATTGGATCCGGTAATCGGCAGGGAATCGGAAGTACGCCAAGCTGCTGAAGTATTAAGTCGACGTATTAAGAATAACCCGATTCTTGTCGGTGAAGCAGGTGTAGGTAAAACGGCAGTTGCTGAAGGTTTGGCGCAGGCCATTGTAAAAGGAGATGTACCAGCTTCAATTAAGGATAAGGAAATCATCTCTATCGATGTGTCATCACTTGAAGCAGGAACTCAGTATCGTGGTGCATTTGAAGAGAATGTACAGAAATTGCTGGATGAAGTAAAAGCTCAGGGAAATGTAGTATTATTCATTGATGAAATTCATCAGATTATTGGCAGTGGGGCAACTGGTGGAGATTCAGGAAGTAAAGGGTTATCAGATATATTAAAACCCGCACTCAGTCGTGGCGAAATTTCTATTATTGGTGCGACAACACAGGATGAATATCGCAATAATATATTGAAAGATCCAGCACTTGCCCGTCGTTTTAATGAGGTCGTTGTCAACGAACCTTCTAAAGCAGATACGATTGAAATCTTAAAAGGTATAAAGGCTAACTATGAAAAGCACCATCATGTTGTGATTGATGATGCGGTAATTGAAGCGATCGTTGACTTATCGATTCAATATATGCCAGGCCGTATGCTGCCAGATAAAGCAATCGATCTGATGGATATTACGGCAGCACATATTTCATCGCGAAATACGGTTGTAGACAAAGTAGAAATTGAGAAAGAGATTGAAGCGATTGAAGCTGAAAAGCTACAGGCAGTTGATCAGGAAGACTTTAATCGCGCACATGAATTGCAGATGAAGATTAAAGCCTTACAAGACAGATTATCAACTGGCGTGGAAAGTAATCAAGTATCAAAAGATGATGTATCAGCTACTGTAGAACGCATGACAGGTGTGCCTGTTTCTCAGATGGACGAGAATGAAATTGAGCGCTTAAAACATATGCAGTCTAGACTGGAAGGTAAAGTTATCGGTCAGGATGAAGCGGTTAAAGCGGTTGCTAAAGCAATCAGACGTAATCGAGCTGGATTTGATGATGGTAATCGTCCAATCGGTAGTTTCTTGTTTGTAGGTCCGACAGGTGTTGGTAAGACAGAACTTGCTAAACAACTCTCATTAGAACTCTTTGGTACGACGGAATCAATGATTCGTCTGGATATGAGTGAATATATGGACCAGACAGCAGTCTCTAAAATGATTGGGACAACTGCCGGTTACGTCGGTTATGATGACAACTCGAATACGTTGACAGAACGTGTACGTCGTAACCCCTATTCAGTCATCCTATTAGATGAAATTGAAAAAGCAAATCCTCAGATCTTAACATTATTACTGCAACTGTTAGATGATGGTGCGCTCACTGATGGTCAAGGCAATACAGTAAACTTTAAGAATACGATTATTATTGCTACAAGTAATGCTTCATTCGGTGAGGACCGTGAACGTACAAATATTTATGAAGAGTTAAAAGGGTATTTCAGACCTGAATTTTTAAACCGCTTCAATGCAATTGTTGAGTTTGAACATTTATCTAAGGAAGACCTGAAAGAAATTGTGGAATTAATGTTACGTGATGTACAGGAAACAGTTGCACGTAAATCGATTGAAATTGAAGTTACAGAACGTGCAAAAGACTGGCTCGTAGACAACGGTTATGATAAAAAATTAGGTGCGAGACCGTTACGTCGTTTAATAGAAAGTGAAGTGCGTGACTCTATTACAGATTATTATTTAGACCATATTGATGTAAAACAGCTGACTATTGATGTGAATGAACAAGAAGATGGGTTGATAGTTAAAGAATAA
- a CDS encoding Rqc2 family fibronectin-binding protein translates to MAFDGLFTHQMIEEISFLETARINKITQPDQYTVILTIRANRKNQKLMLSIHPNFARMQITNNQLDNPFEPPMFLRVLRKHIEGGIVERIEQMGNDRIVHFTINNTDEIGDRIKRHLYLEIMGKHSNIILTDDNNKILDSFKHLTPNTNSARTLMPGFNYEFPPTDKKTNPFTVDTISDKLDDTLAINKAVLRLLEGFSPLAVKEMLSMDADIDRAFTQFMQTIQTNAAMFTVDGKEDFYFRPVAHSTNIVTYQSLSEMLDIYYKDRAVRERVRNQTNDLSRHLSSLLQKNEKKLAKLVDELEQTKQMDEMNLYGELITSNMYQLKQGMDEFTTTNYYNEETVTIPLYPRKSPAENAQYYYKQYNRLKTRKAHAAEQIKATQDEIAYIETIQMQLDHISVDDIDDIRTELAEQNLIKKKHKTKQSKKQQSSIDHYLSRDGQEIVVGRNNLQNEYITHKLGRNNYLWFHTKDIPGSHVVILDSKPTDGTIEDAAMLAGYFSKAQGSSKIPVDYTEIKHVHKPSGAKPGFVTYTDQTTVMITPEEGYIEKLRNSYLNKEVPN, encoded by the coding sequence ATGGCTTTTGACGGCTTATTTACACATCAGATGATTGAAGAAATATCATTTTTGGAAACAGCACGTATCAATAAGATAACTCAGCCCGATCAATATACGGTTATCTTAACGATAAGAGCGAACCGCAAAAATCAAAAATTGATGCTCTCAATACATCCAAACTTTGCGCGTATGCAAATTACAAATAATCAACTTGATAATCCATTTGAGCCTCCGATGTTCTTGCGTGTTCTGCGTAAACATATTGAAGGTGGTATCGTCGAACGTATCGAACAGATGGGAAATGACCGTATTGTTCATTTCACCATCAACAATACGGATGAAATCGGTGATCGAATTAAACGACATCTCTACCTGGAAATTATGGGTAAACATAGCAATATTATATTAACAGATGATAACAATAAAATTTTAGACAGCTTCAAACATTTAACACCTAATACTAACAGCGCACGTACTTTAATGCCTGGCTTTAACTACGAATTTCCGCCAACCGATAAAAAGACAAATCCATTCACGGTTGATACGATCAGCGATAAGCTTGACGATACGCTTGCTATCAATAAAGCTGTACTAAGATTGCTAGAAGGGTTCAGTCCACTCGCAGTTAAAGAGATGCTGTCGATGGATGCAGATATCGATCGTGCATTCACTCAGTTTATGCAGACGATTCAGACGAATGCAGCGATGTTCACAGTGGACGGCAAGGAAGATTTCTATTTTCGACCTGTAGCACACAGTACAAACATCGTAACCTATCAAAGTTTAAGCGAAATGCTCGATATCTATTATAAAGACCGTGCTGTACGTGAACGTGTCCGTAATCAGACAAACGACCTCTCGCGTCACTTGAGTTCTTTACTTCAGAAAAATGAGAAGAAGCTCGCGAAACTTGTCGATGAACTAGAACAGACAAAACAGATGGATGAGATGAATCTCTATGGCGAACTCATTACGAGCAATATGTATCAGCTGAAACAAGGCATGGATGAATTCACAACGACGAACTATTATAATGAAGAAACTGTGACGATTCCGCTGTATCCTAGAAAATCACCTGCAGAGAATGCTCAGTATTATTACAAGCAATATAATCGTCTAAAAACACGTAAAGCGCATGCTGCTGAACAGATAAAGGCAACGCAAGATGAAATCGCCTATATAGAAACGATTCAGATGCAGCTTGATCACATTTCAGTTGACGATATCGATGACATCCGTACAGAGCTCGCAGAACAAAACTTGATCAAGAAAAAACATAAAACGAAACAATCAAAGAAACAGCAGTCATCTATCGACCATTACTTATCACGTGATGGGCAGGAGATCGTAGTCGGTCGCAATAACCTGCAAAATGAATATATTACGCATAAATTAGGACGCAACAACTACCTATGGTTCCATACGAAGGATATTCCAGGCAGCCATGTCGTAATTCTTGATAGCAAACCAACAGATGGCACCATTGAAGATGCTGCGATGCTTGCAGGTTACTTCTCAAAAGCACAAGGCTCATCTAAAATTCCAGTAGACTATACAGAAATTAAGCATGTGCATAAGCCAAGTGGTGCGAAACCAGGATTCGTAACCTATACTGATCAGACAACCGTAATGATCACACCAGAAGAAGGCTATATTGAAAAGTTAAGAAATAGCTATCTAAATAAGGAAGTACCAAATTAA